The following are encoded in a window of Ferrimicrobium acidiphilum DSM 19497 genomic DNA:
- a CDS encoding lysylphosphatidylglycerol synthase transmembrane domain-containing protein: protein MAKKIPTRRLLQFGIGIVALGVAAAVIYSERGQLSGTTRVLSTASVGLVVLGFGLEVLSDISYSLMTYYLLPTDLGRLTRRWFFGASLAAIAMNDSIPLGAGFSVAYLYRKLRGRGCSVLQATAGLLAGNLLAIVVLLVLLGFVLVEHTQATSVLSNLDVVILFVLLLLAAAAIVRMDRVLVVALGLAVHLRRLFHLKQGSNEANLETAAQLRFSARSLLQASLGALGNWLFDLATLVLSLTAVHAHVGLVGVTSAYMLGALAANLPITPGGLGVVEGSITVALIAFGGAPSSMFAAVLLYRVVSYWVWIPIGWISYFLLGGLHER from the coding sequence TTGGCTAAGAAAATCCCAACCCGGCGATTGCTCCAGTTCGGCATCGGCATTGTAGCGCTCGGCGTCGCTGCTGCCGTGATCTATAGCGAGCGTGGTCAACTTAGTGGCACCACCAGAGTGCTTTCCACGGCGAGTGTCGGGTTAGTTGTCTTAGGATTTGGCCTCGAGGTACTTTCGGACATCTCCTACTCGTTGATGACCTATTATCTTTTGCCAACCGACTTGGGTCGACTAACACGACGTTGGTTCTTTGGTGCCTCGTTAGCAGCGATCGCAATGAACGACTCAATTCCGTTGGGCGCCGGTTTTTCGGTCGCATATCTCTACCGAAAGTTACGCGGCAGAGGCTGTAGCGTCCTTCAAGCAACAGCGGGGTTGCTTGCTGGAAATTTGTTAGCTATTGTTGTGCTCTTAGTCCTGCTCGGCTTCGTCCTGGTAGAACACACGCAAGCCACGTCCGTGCTCAGCAACCTTGACGTCGTCATTCTCTTCGTTTTGCTTCTGTTAGCGGCAGCTGCCATCGTCCGCATGGATCGAGTTCTAGTGGTAGCCCTTGGGCTAGCAGTGCACCTTCGTCGGTTATTTCACCTTAAGCAAGGGTCTAATGAGGCTAACCTCGAAACAGCAGCGCAGCTCCGATTTTCAGCTCGTTCGCTGTTGCAAGCTTCACTTGGTGCCCTCGGGAACTGGCTTTTTGATCTTGCTACGCTAGTGCTGAGCCTGACGGCAGTACATGCACATGTTGGTCTCGTCGGAGTGACCTCTGCGTATATGCTCGGTGCGCTGGCGGCGAATCTTCCAATTACTCCCGGAGGGCTCGGCGTTGTAGAAGGATCCATCACTGTCGCTCTGATCGCTTTTGGTGGGGCACCTTCTTCTATGTTTGCAGCGGTGTTACTCTATCGAGTTGTTAGCTATTGGGTGTGGATTCCCATCGGCTGGATCAGCTATTTTCTATTGGGAGGCTTGCATGAGAGGTAG
- a CDS encoding transposase: protein MGGLSSASPVSGVIFKQRRPHESPKIAPDDGVSFTRPGPQIEREPTGEIVGLDMGVTHTVATSKGKFLDMKLLTNRERQPKRRLQRKLARQTKGSNRRNATRLTIAKLSAKETDRRKDWIEWTTT, encoded by the coding sequence GTGGGTGGGTTAAGTTCCGCGTCACCCGTGAGTGGCGTGATATTCAAACAGCGTCGTCCGCACGAGTCACCAAAGATCGCGCCGGACGATGGTGTTAGCTTCACCCGTCCAGGTCCACAGATTGAACGCGAGCCTACCGGCGAGATAGTCGGCCTGGACATGGGTGTCACTCATACGGTGGCTACGTCCAAGGGCAAGTTTCTCGATATGAAACTACTCACCAACCGAGAGCGCCAACCTAAGAGGCGACTACAACGCAAACTAGCTAGACAGACCAAAGGCTCCAACCGTCGTAATGCTACAAGGCTAACTATAGCCAAGTTATCAGCAAAAGAAACCGATCGACGCAAAGACTGGATCGAGTGGACCACGACCTGA
- a CDS encoding FAD-binding protein yields MNGPRILVSIKQVSQADTTEFDPSGVMIRHPEEQELNPFCRRAVTFGVELARSHSGTCSVVSMGPPSAAEILREALAIGADEAYLLSDPSFAGADTLVTAEVLEHFIRTRELAYDLILTGRFAIDANTGLVGAQLAELLDMPFAGAAKQLEWVANSLLLSTELDDGIRSVQVKLPAVIAVAERICTPAKPSAEEIAAIPTENVQRLDRNDLHFSVDKPKSRTTVDEIQHESLQRLNIVVDGSHELDKALAFLADQHHRTTPSNLVSAITTLPMQHAAYLCDPEQPDLNRHFVSYLLSGDQSNACQLCVLHTESDLAGVSKSFPGVDHLVRLKGSSMEDDLVPVIADWLRAHPQELLVAPATSFGREIGARLGVLLDAGVLTDLTRLEIDHLPQITGWKTVGSVASVAKVSSTTAMGIVLLRPGVPTHASRLRPSTPSQTTLVVPERGRVVLTDPPVPDPIFNFANAPIIFGVGAGVNAYEIDDVFRLAQSVKAELGCTRKIADRGLMPRSRQIGITGRSVSPALYIGIGTRGSHNHLAGVRGASTIVNLTLESAVGDTGIDLTVIGDWHDTLPPIVEYLRSITDNAACKQPEDPLLH; encoded by the coding sequence ATGAACGGCCCACGCATTCTGGTATCTATCAAGCAGGTATCTCAGGCCGACACCACCGAATTTGACCCCTCGGGAGTGATGATTCGTCACCCAGAGGAACAGGAGTTAAATCCCTTCTGCCGCCGAGCCGTAACCTTCGGCGTAGAGCTTGCTCGCTCTCATTCAGGCACATGTTCCGTGGTGAGCATGGGGCCACCCTCAGCGGCAGAGATCTTGCGCGAAGCACTAGCAATCGGAGCTGACGAGGCATATCTCCTTAGCGATCCGAGCTTTGCTGGAGCGGATACACTAGTCACGGCCGAAGTTTTGGAGCACTTCATCAGGACACGAGAACTAGCATATGACCTCATTCTGACTGGTCGCTTTGCCATCGATGCGAACACCGGTCTAGTGGGAGCTCAATTGGCAGAGCTACTCGATATGCCATTTGCCGGGGCCGCCAAGCAACTCGAATGGGTTGCCAACTCACTTCTACTGTCGACCGAACTCGATGATGGTATCCGATCTGTGCAGGTAAAGCTCCCGGCAGTTATCGCGGTTGCTGAACGAATCTGCACACCAGCGAAGCCTTCAGCAGAGGAGATCGCCGCCATTCCAACCGAGAACGTCCAGCGCCTAGATCGGAATGATCTTCACTTCAGCGTGGACAAACCCAAATCGCGGACTACCGTAGACGAGATTCAACACGAATCTCTCCAGCGATTGAATATCGTCGTTGATGGCTCGCACGAGCTCGATAAGGCACTCGCCTTTCTCGCTGACCAACATCATCGGACGACTCCATCCAACCTTGTGTCAGCTATTACCACCTTGCCGATGCAACACGCCGCCTATCTATGTGACCCCGAACAGCCGGACCTTAATCGACATTTCGTCTCTTATTTACTCTCCGGCGACCAGTCCAACGCCTGTCAACTTTGCGTACTCCACACCGAAAGCGACCTCGCAGGAGTATCGAAGAGCTTTCCTGGCGTCGACCACCTGGTCCGCCTGAAAGGGAGCTCTATGGAAGACGACCTCGTACCGGTGATTGCAGACTGGCTCCGAGCTCACCCACAAGAGTTGCTGGTGGCTCCGGCAACCTCCTTCGGTCGCGAGATCGGTGCTCGCCTTGGAGTCCTGCTCGACGCCGGTGTGCTCACAGACCTAACTCGTCTCGAAATCGATCATCTTCCACAGATTACAGGTTGGAAGACGGTTGGCTCAGTCGCCTCCGTCGCAAAAGTCTCATCGACCACAGCTATGGGCATCGTGCTGCTTCGACCTGGAGTACCTACTCATGCAAGCCGATTGCGCCCCTCCACGCCTTCACAGACCACACTGGTTGTCCCTGAACGCGGACGCGTCGTGCTCACTGATCCTCCCGTGCCTGACCCCATCTTCAACTTTGCCAACGCACCAATTATCTTCGGAGTCGGCGCTGGTGTGAACGCTTACGAAATCGATGACGTCTTCCGACTAGCTCAGAGCGTCAAGGCCGAATTAGGGTGCACACGAAAGATAGCTGACCGCGGCCTTATGCCACGATCACGCCAAATTGGCATCACCGGGCGTTCCGTGTCCCCAGCCCTCTACATTGGTATCGGCACCCGTGGCAGTCACAATCACCTAGCTGGCGTCCGCGGAGCCAGCACCATCGTCAACCTTACGCTGGAGTCTGCAGTCGGTGACACCGGAATTGATCTCACCGTCATTGGCGACTGGCATGACACGCTGCCACCTATCGTCGAATATTTACGCTCAATTACAGACAACGCAGCATGTAAACAACCGGAAGACCCGCTGTTGCACTAG
- a CDS encoding FAD-dependent oxidoreductase — MTESPAVAIVGAGMAGLAAAHYLAINHIDFEIYEALEKPGGRVATKHVDGLTLDQGFQIVLEDYPELRRLTAVSELPLNRLYPGVYLHETGDPLLLSDPRRIPGTKRQTLRTLSTLLRMPDWRSAGRYLNTTQPTIKDLGALLPQPLQDTVFAPLFRGVTADPELTGPADFARFILKRLLNGYASLPTGGMAQLPAIVAERLSSHIHYLHRAVSVATGQLTLEDGSSVQADWIILAVAPPALEALLGLHLPPMRSIGYIHALSRRRLFGVPAVLLTSLGSPIYTVAPVSDISASYVNHDPERHLITASCDPTATPDELRTALALAVNCEPENLEFIELGVVKDALPRSTRTVAEIGQRVLLAGDYLVSPSMNGAIESGRKAAERVIRTTKRSAKELTIDG, encoded by the coding sequence GTGACGGAATCTCCAGCAGTCGCAATTGTTGGTGCGGGAATGGCTGGCCTAGCTGCTGCCCACTACCTCGCTATCAACCACATCGACTTTGAGATATATGAGGCTTTGGAAAAGCCAGGAGGTAGAGTCGCCACCAAACATGTCGACGGGCTCACGCTCGACCAGGGATTTCAGATAGTTCTGGAGGATTACCCTGAACTCCGCCGCCTTACCGCCGTCTCCGAGCTTCCACTAAATCGCCTATACCCAGGTGTCTATCTTCACGAGACTGGCGATCCACTTCTGCTCTCCGATCCGCGTCGCATCCCTGGAACCAAACGCCAGACGTTGCGCACACTGTCCACGCTGCTGCGAATGCCTGACTGGAGGTCAGCAGGGCGCTACCTGAATACAACACAACCGACCATCAAAGACCTTGGAGCTCTACTACCTCAACCGCTTCAAGACACCGTTTTCGCACCTCTATTCCGAGGAGTTACCGCTGATCCCGAGCTCACTGGACCGGCGGATTTCGCGCGGTTTATCCTTAAACGCCTTCTCAACGGGTATGCGAGTCTACCAACAGGAGGTATGGCCCAACTGCCAGCCATCGTAGCAGAGCGGTTGTCAAGTCACATCCATTACCTACACAGAGCAGTCTCCGTTGCAACCGGCCAGTTAACCCTGGAAGACGGGAGTAGCGTCCAGGCGGACTGGATAATTCTTGCAGTCGCACCACCAGCGCTAGAAGCCTTGCTTGGTCTACACCTTCCTCCGATGCGATCCATCGGCTATATTCACGCGCTCAGCCGACGGCGTCTTTTCGGAGTTCCTGCCGTGCTCCTAACTTCACTGGGTAGTCCGATCTACACCGTTGCACCTGTGAGTGACATCTCGGCTAGCTACGTCAACCACGATCCTGAGCGTCACCTCATCACCGCTTCATGTGATCCAACTGCTACTCCAGATGAGCTACGCACTGCGCTAGCACTCGCGGTGAATTGTGAGCCAGAGAACCTAGAGTTCATAGAGCTCGGCGTTGTCAAAGATGCCCTCCCCCGAAGCACGCGAACGGTGGCCGAGATAGGTCAACGTGTCCTCCTGGCGGGCGACTACCTAGTATCCCCATCCATGAATGGCGCCATTGAGTCGGGGCGCAAGGCTGCCGAGCGCGTCATACGCACCACAAAGAGATCAGCGAAGGAGCTAACGATCGATGGCTAG
- a CDS encoding helix-turn-helix domain-containing protein, which translates to MSIRERLYPQEQELSVLVRHCSDARYVWNLALEQRNSWRRRRSLPIPKMLELAKVRKLTWLKEGSSTIQQQALRDLDRAFWNWWKRPDHFGHPIWRRAGINEGFVIRDLSIRRLNRKWGQVFIPKCGWVKFRVTREWRDIQTASSARVTKDRAGRWC; encoded by the coding sequence ATGAGCATTCGCGAGCGACTTTATCCACAAGAACAGGAGTTATCCGTTCTCGTGCGTCACTGCTCCGATGCTCGCTATGTCTGGAATCTAGCACTTGAACAACGCAACTCATGGAGACGCCGACGATCACTACCCATTCCCAAGATGCTAGAACTCGCCAAAGTTCGCAAGCTAACTTGGCTCAAAGAAGGCTCGTCCACAATTCAACAGCAAGCTCTGCGTGACTTGGACCGTGCCTTTTGGAACTGGTGGAAACGACCAGACCATTTCGGGCACCCCATTTGGCGTAGAGCCGGTATCAATGAAGGCTTTGTAATACGGGATCTGTCTATTCGACGGCTCAACCGCAAGTGGGGTCAGGTGTTCATCCCTAAGTGTGGGTGGGTTAAGTTCCGCGTCACCCGTGAGTGGCGTGATATTCAAACAGCGTCGTCCGCACGAGTCACCAAAGATCGCGCCGGACGATGGTGTTAG
- a CDS encoding WD40/YVTN/BNR-like repeat-containing protein: MGSVRCGTASCTAIATRSLGPTSASGSWSSVTLHGLGFKRSRGITVISDYRFANRRDGFALFTRYGHTLITSRLYLTTNGGTHWRAVELAHRQFIDAAFTTHSLVGLAGKCSAHGGAQACTSYELMRLPLVTGRPQVNPLLTPNLPYPFLEQPSLAAQGSTVVVVTNPTGPRTAYPLMFESQGGVPPFVKSVRKSLVAVTACGLAIRRPAIWAMCPGGMNISELHAPSLTGRFTQFWDPSGTIGDAFAPVNAVDAYRIVVNPRENGSTLQLTTDAGAHFHTVAAITSPEFSLGATSISFVSLRTGFLATEQFVKGHFHPLLWRTTDGGTTWTRVFPPA, encoded by the coding sequence GTGGGAAGTGTGCGTTGTGGGACCGCTTCCTGTACAGCGATTGCCACCAGGTCGTTGGGACCGACGTCGGCATCGGGGTCGTGGAGCAGCGTTACCTTGCACGGCTTAGGATTCAAAAGATCTCGCGGTATAACGGTGATCTCGGATTATCGGTTCGCGAATCGACGAGATGGTTTCGCGCTCTTTACTAGGTATGGCCACACCTTGATCACTAGCAGGCTTTACCTTACTACTAATGGCGGTACTCACTGGCGCGCCGTTGAGCTTGCCCACCGGCAATTTATCGACGCTGCCTTCACGACTCATTCGTTAGTAGGTTTGGCCGGTAAGTGCTCGGCTCATGGCGGAGCACAAGCATGTACCAGTTATGAGTTGATGCGTCTACCGCTCGTGACCGGACGTCCTCAGGTGAATCCGTTGCTCACCCCAAACCTTCCCTACCCGTTCTTAGAGCAGCCCTCGCTCGCGGCACAAGGTTCTACCGTAGTAGTGGTCACCAACCCAACCGGTCCACGAACTGCTTACCCACTCATGTTCGAGAGTCAAGGTGGAGTGCCACCGTTTGTCAAATCGGTTAGAAAATCGCTGGTAGCTGTGACTGCTTGTGGGCTCGCGATTCGGCGACCGGCGATCTGGGCTATGTGCCCTGGAGGGATGAACATTAGCGAACTCCACGCCCCCAGCCTGACCGGTCGATTTACGCAGTTCTGGGATCCGTCGGGAACTATCGGCGATGCCTTCGCTCCGGTAAATGCGGTGGACGCCTATCGTATTGTGGTAAACCCCAGAGAGAATGGATCCACCTTGCAGCTCACGACAGACGCCGGCGCTCACTTCCATACGGTGGCCGCGATCACGTCTCCGGAGTTTTCGCTTGGGGCAACCTCAATCTCATTTGTCTCGTTGCGAACTGGGTTCCTTGCGACGGAACAATTTGTGAAAGGTCACTTCCACCCGTTGCTCTGGAGAACCACGGACGGAGGTACAACGTGGACAAGAGTCTTTCCACCGGCTTGA
- the mobF gene encoding MobF family relaxase — MRLFKIRGSLGYYAQQELSDEIGIMRRLDFSGSEDRDRTEVVGLGDAIDAAEGVRNPIKALDFTIAAPKAVSVLWALASDAERDQIEGVHHVAVARTFRLMVELDSAKCSRGVLAPIENLAAFDIGHRLSRAGDPHLHSHLVVINSAMAGDRTVALDHERWARGLPVYELCYRSELAHLLHSLGVELTGIGLESWQIKGQPESLLTVFSKRRHDVVATVEGSRSSRSRQLAVLATRQPKVLYSQAELRARWESEARLGADRAPLAVPARGGSRAVAKVRVNDPLLNEFARAIEQGASGIQAVTEVALVRAFGEEHAFRLLSHGKTGFAGKHIGLDGTLCQSYRSLSVSERLLLMETPMSNLKVVHTSRELVSMVQAFEQAGVHAGDRVAVATRTPQEAALIVGFGNYRPSSMGPTLIVDANAMSASELHELVRRGPTLVRSPGEPVTSTTSTTVLGLEGAASEALVVAESAGVLWNLFVADCTRWVESECEERVFFSTPSAGLTAKLRREVAIRSPDSVVGHLGSKPLFRGERVVLADGSDGRIIKLDGDCAEIRVGESTEICRTGEIRFMGFGMHAPGCKAVTYGASAPEDGLVERAYLCQPELSDLTQSLELIKDQNGVSWIQDTAVASISQARLRELVRTNGRFIGEELYRLRSVTNTLSGVYDRAEEFGFDSRRGRDRIMDERLAMQQGRSVRGRGNAYSNLGHLSWEQRPSSESELTLER; from the coding sequence GTGCGACTTTTTAAGATCCGGGGTTCGCTGGGATACTATGCCCAGCAAGAACTAAGTGATGAGATCGGCATCATGCGGCGTCTTGACTTCAGTGGTTCTGAAGACCGCGATCGGACTGAGGTTGTCGGGCTTGGGGATGCTATTGATGCCGCGGAGGGCGTGCGCAACCCCATAAAGGCGTTGGACTTCACGATTGCAGCTCCGAAAGCAGTATCGGTTCTCTGGGCGCTCGCGTCCGATGCCGAGCGCGACCAGATCGAGGGCGTTCATCATGTCGCAGTTGCTCGCACCTTCAGATTGATGGTTGAACTCGACTCAGCGAAGTGTAGTCGGGGGGTGCTGGCTCCGATCGAGAATCTGGCTGCCTTCGATATTGGTCACCGTCTCTCAAGAGCTGGTGATCCGCATCTGCATTCGCATCTGGTTGTGATCAACAGCGCAATGGCGGGGGATCGGACCGTTGCGCTCGATCACGAGAGATGGGCCCGCGGGCTACCCGTCTATGAGCTATGCTATCGATCCGAGTTAGCACATCTGCTCCATTCGCTAGGCGTAGAGTTGACCGGTATTGGCCTTGAATCTTGGCAGATAAAGGGTCAACCGGAGAGTCTGTTGACCGTGTTTTCCAAACGTCGCCATGACGTAGTAGCGACAGTTGAGGGATCACGTTCCTCGCGTTCACGTCAATTGGCGGTCCTGGCTACTCGGCAGCCGAAGGTTTTGTACTCACAAGCAGAGCTGCGTGCGCGATGGGAGTCGGAGGCTCGTCTTGGTGCGGATAGAGCTCCTCTTGCGGTGCCTGCCAGGGGTGGTAGCCGCGCGGTGGCCAAAGTTAGGGTTAACGATCCATTGCTCAATGAGTTCGCGAGAGCTATCGAGCAGGGAGCATCAGGAATCCAAGCAGTAACTGAGGTGGCATTAGTTCGCGCCTTCGGAGAGGAGCACGCATTTCGGCTCCTTAGCCATGGCAAGACGGGGTTCGCAGGGAAGCATATCGGGCTCGATGGCACGCTCTGTCAGTCATATAGATCGCTTTCGGTGTCCGAGCGGTTGCTGTTGATGGAAACGCCGATGAGCAATCTCAAAGTGGTGCATACCTCCAGGGAGCTGGTTTCAATGGTGCAGGCGTTCGAGCAGGCAGGCGTACATGCCGGAGACCGTGTTGCGGTAGCGACCAGAACGCCTCAGGAAGCGGCGTTGATTGTCGGCTTTGGCAACTACAGACCTTCCTCGATGGGCCCAACGCTGATTGTCGATGCAAATGCTATGTCTGCTTCTGAATTGCATGAACTCGTCAGGCGAGGACCGACCCTGGTGCGTAGTCCCGGCGAACCTGTGACTAGCACCACTTCGACGACTGTGCTTGGACTCGAAGGTGCTGCGAGTGAGGCGCTGGTCGTAGCTGAGAGTGCTGGCGTACTTTGGAATCTGTTTGTTGCCGACTGTACCAGATGGGTAGAGTCTGAATGTGAAGAACGGGTGTTTTTTAGCACCCCATCTGCCGGCCTCACCGCCAAGTTGAGGAGAGAGGTGGCTATCAGATCTCCCGATTCGGTGGTTGGCCACTTGGGTTCAAAACCGTTATTCCGCGGGGAGCGCGTGGTATTGGCTGATGGTAGCGATGGACGCATCATCAAGCTAGACGGTGACTGTGCTGAGATCCGAGTGGGTGAAAGCACCGAGATCTGTAGAACTGGCGAGATCAGATTCATGGGCTTTGGCATGCATGCACCCGGTTGCAAAGCGGTGACCTATGGCGCCTCAGCTCCCGAAGATGGCTTGGTAGAGCGTGCGTATCTCTGCCAGCCTGAGCTTAGCGATCTAACTCAAAGCCTGGAACTTATCAAAGATCAAAATGGAGTCTCTTGGATTCAGGACACCGCCGTCGCCTCGATCTCGCAAGCCCGCCTTAGAGAACTTGTTCGCACAAATGGCAGGTTCATAGGTGAGGAGCTCTACCGTCTACGCTCAGTCACCAATACCTTGAGTGGTGTCTATGACCGCGCCGAGGAGTTTGGCTTCGATTCGCGTCGTGGGAGAGATCGAATCATGGATGAGCGCTTGGCGATGCAGCAAGGTAGGAGTGTCAGAGGACGTGGGAACGCCTATTCAAACCTGGGCCATCTGAGTTGGGAACAGAGGCCATCCAGTGAGTCGGAGTTAACGCTAGAGCGGTGA
- a CDS encoding acyl-CoA carboxylase subunit beta gives MARTNPHLELRASSTGSTRSEFRSVGDRRIMWISSRASTRRGALSERDGERIAHAASTAASSGVPIVCELSTSGAKIQDGVAALHGWGIAARALAHCSGQVPILLGLTGPAVSGPALLLGIADYVVMAPDAFAFLSGPQSVAEFTGISVTNQDLGGASVLLNRSGVAFDVASDRRGIEESILSFLSYLPDSTNELPVRIEPVDPIDIDLDSVIPEQPTAAYDVRDLVKGIMDADSFYELRSSWANQLVTGLARLEGRTIGVIANQPKIMAGTLDIPAAQKGARFVRFCDSFNIPIVTLVDTPGFLPGKDVEWRGMIRHGAELAFSYAACNVPRICLITRKAYGGAYIVMDSKGIGNDITFAWPSAEIAVMGAQGAVEIIYRRAPAEERLRHQQKYEDEYLTPWIAAERGFVDNVIEPSKTRAHLVRAFDLLATKKERLRNAKHANSPL, from the coding sequence ATGGCTAGAACAAACCCTCACCTTGAGCTAAGGGCTTCATCGACCGGTTCTACCCGATCTGAGTTTAGAAGTGTTGGGGATCGGCGAATCATGTGGATATCCTCTCGGGCTAGCACGCGACGCGGCGCTCTCTCCGAACGCGACGGGGAGAGGATTGCCCACGCGGCCTCGACCGCCGCGAGCAGCGGGGTACCCATCGTCTGCGAACTCTCCACATCAGGGGCGAAAATCCAAGACGGTGTTGCCGCTCTTCATGGTTGGGGCATCGCAGCCCGTGCCCTTGCGCACTGCTCCGGCCAAGTCCCTATCCTGCTAGGACTGACTGGTCCAGCCGTATCCGGCCCCGCCCTCCTCTTAGGGATCGCCGACTACGTGGTTATGGCACCAGATGCATTCGCCTTCCTCAGCGGACCGCAATCGGTAGCCGAATTTACCGGCATATCGGTAACAAACCAGGATCTCGGTGGGGCATCGGTTCTACTCAATCGCTCCGGCGTAGCCTTCGACGTCGCCAGCGACCGGCGTGGCATCGAGGAGTCGATCCTCAGCTTCTTGAGTTATCTGCCTGATTCGACTAACGAATTGCCAGTCAGGATTGAGCCCGTAGATCCCATCGATATCGATCTCGACTCCGTCATTCCCGAGCAGCCCACTGCAGCCTACGATGTACGCGACCTGGTAAAAGGGATTATGGATGCTGATTCATTCTATGAGCTTCGATCCTCGTGGGCAAACCAACTCGTCACTGGATTGGCGCGACTAGAAGGACGTACCATTGGCGTCATCGCCAATCAACCCAAAATAATGGCCGGCACGCTCGACATTCCAGCAGCTCAAAAAGGCGCCCGTTTCGTTCGCTTCTGCGACTCGTTCAACATCCCAATCGTAACACTCGTAGATACTCCCGGCTTCCTGCCCGGCAAGGACGTAGAGTGGCGAGGGATGATTCGACACGGAGCCGAGCTCGCCTTCTCATACGCTGCCTGCAACGTACCGCGAATCTGTCTGATCACACGCAAAGCCTATGGTGGCGCCTACATAGTCATGGACTCCAAGGGGATCGGCAACGACATAACCTTCGCATGGCCATCCGCTGAAATCGCAGTAATGGGGGCGCAGGGAGCAGTAGAGATCATCTATCGGCGAGCACCAGCTGAAGAGAGGCTTCGGCATCAACAGAAGTACGAAGATGAGTATCTAACCCCATGGATTGCCGCCGAACGTGGCTTTGTCGACAACGTCATTGAGCCGAGTAAAACAAGGGCTCATCTCGTTCGCGCCTTCGATCTACTCGCCACCAAAAAGGAACGTCTTCGCAATGCGAAGCATGCAAACTCACCGCTCTAG